In Microplitis mediator isolate UGA2020A chromosome 2, iyMicMedi2.1, whole genome shotgun sequence, a single window of DNA contains:
- the LOC130678525 gene encoding trichohyalin-like — translation MAARATVGSQTWLWSLRKSDVIEELKKYNVSVESRATLSELRILLRAQLNKSKIANAGREGIYDQLLSDLDRSEIELDDTEEGIESEEEQRSLDDNQSQGDAQAKATREQEAREAELRRQVEGEVRAEMEKQERERLECEERERRRVEREKRELEELRAREQEVREREAREQREREELEAREREMRVREEQERRGREERAERERMMRETREREEQELRERLRREIREQVRQEIDARRVQEVRERPAPDQEEQERRERELRVERERREREQREREDREIRERLRREITEQIRREIELERQANQAALNPGPIYPAAVPRETDEFRSRDVVRKWGVTFNGERDVLDFIERIDELTESYGFQKDKLVHCIPMLLRDKAIHWYRNNKRDWISWEDFTSDLKSFFLSPGREIELEEQIRNRVQRETEIAKEYATSLQTVMRRHGQMTSQAKLARLYQNLRPEYRRYIKRTEFTNVPELLQLAGEFEQLVAQESGQSPSSSKPAAGKTNTGKPATGKTTKPGAALEIFEYDWREHCWRCRQKGHRQPQCTNPRVKFCSRCGKMGTWTRDCCPWQGNAARVDTSSQSRPGDRQDLRTSGAETQTNKRGNTVTTAASEPGSSTTPRQ, via the coding sequence aTGGCAGCGCGAGCAACGGTGGGTTCCCAAACGTGGCTTTGGTCCTTACGAAAATCCGACGTGATTGAGGAATTGAAGAAGTACAACGTGTCAGTCGAATCAAGGGCGACATTATCGGAGTTACGGATCTTACTGAGAGCCCAGCTAAATAAATCCAAGATCGCGAACGCGGGACGAGAGGGAATATACGACCAACTGTTGAGTGATCTCGATCGGTCCGAGATAGAATTAGATGATACTGAGGAAGGGATCGAGTCAGAGGAGGAACAACGGTCGCTAGACGATAATCAGTCTCAAGGGGACGCTCAAGCAAAAGCAACCCGCGAACAAGAAGCTAGAGAAGCTGAGTTACGTCGGCAAGTCGAGGGCGAAGTTCGGGCGGAGATGGAAAAACAGGAAAGAGAGAGGTTGGAGTGCGAAGAGCGAGAAAGGCGCCGAGTTGAACGCGAAAAACGTGAACTCGAGGAATTAAGAGCACGGGAACAAGAGGTACGAGAGAGAGAAGCACGCGAGCAAAGAGAAAGAGAGGAACTTGAGGCCCGAGAACGAGAGATGAGAGTACGGGAAGAGCAGGAAAGACGTGGACGTGAGGAACGCGCTGAGAGAGAAAGAATGATGCGTGAAACACGCGAGCGGGAAGAACAAGAACTACGAGAAAGACTAAGACGTGAGATTAGGGAACAAGTAAGGCAAGAGATAGACGCAAGAAGGGTACAGGAGGTACGAGAGAGACCGGCACCAGATCAAGAAGAACAGGAAAGACGGGAGCGAGAACTGCGAGTAGAGCGAGAAAGACGCGAGCGCGAGCAAAGGGAACGAGAGGACCGTGAGATACGAGAACGCTTGAGACGAGAAATCACAGAACAAATTCGACGGGAAATAGAATTAGAAAGACAAGCCAATCAGGCAGCATTGAATCCGGGCCCGATTTATCCAGCGGCAGTGCCAAGAGAGACCGACGAATTCCGATCGAGAGACGTGGTACGCAAGTGGGGCGTTACCTTCAACGGCGAGCGCGATGTTTTAGATTTCATCGAGCGTATCGACGAGTTGACTGAAAGTTACGGGTTCCAGAAGGACAAACTAGTCCACTGCATTCCCATGCTTCTCCGCGATAAAGCCATACACTGGTATCGAAACAATAAGAGGGACTGGATATCGTGGGAAGACTTTACATCGGATTTAAAATCTTTCTTCTTATCCCCGGGCCGGGAGATCGAACTCGAAGAACAAATTCGGAACCGGGTGCAGAGAGAGACGGAGATAGCAAAAGAGTATGCGACAAGCTTGCAGACCGTGATGCGTCGACACGGTCAGATGACTTCCCAGGCCAAGTTAGCGCGATTGTACCAAAATTTAAGACCTGAATACCGTCGGTATATCAAGCGAACCGAGTTCACCAACGTTCCAGAACTGTTGCAACTGGCAGGCGAGTTCGAGCAGCTCGTGGCTCAAGAAAGCGGGCAATCACCGTCGAGTAGCAAGCCAGCAGCGGGGAAGACTAACACCGGAAAGCCGGCTACAGGAAAAACTACGAAACCAGGCGCGGcgttagaaatttttgagtacGATTGGAGAGAACATTGTTGGCGCTGTCGGCAGAAAGGCCACCGACAACCCCAATGCACGAACCCACGAGTGAAATTTTGCTCGCGGTGCGGTAAAATGGGCACGTGGACCCGTGATTGCTGCCCGTGGCAGGGAAACGCCGCGAGGGTCGACACCAGCTCCCAGAGTCGACCCGGGGACCGTCAAGACTTACGAACATCGGGAGCCGAGACTCAGACAAACAAGAGGGGCAACACCGTGACGACGGCTGCGTCGGAGCCCGGCAGCAGTACAACCCCTCGACAGTAA